AATACACTACGGGGTTCTACCTATGTTATCACCAGAAGCAAAGATTAAGGTTCAAAACTTTGGTCGTTTCTTATCCAATATGGTAATGCCAAACATCGGCGCATTTATTGCGTGGGGTTTCATTACTGCACTATTTATTCCAACAGGTTGGTGGCCTAACGAAACGTTAGCATCAATGGTTGGTCCTATGATCACATACCTACTACCGCTATTGATCGGTTACACCGGTGGTAAAATGGTTGGCGGCGACCGTGGAGCGGTTGTTGGTGCAATTACAACGATGGGTGTCATCGTTGGTACAGATATCCCTATGTTCATGGGTGCAATGATTGTTGGTCCACTAGGTGGTATCGCAATTAAGAAATTCGATGAAGCTGTTCACGGTAAGGTGAAGAGCGGTTTCGAAATGCTAGTGAACAACTTCTCTGCTGGTATCATCGGTATGATCTGCGCAATCATCGCGTTTGTCGTGATTGGTCCTGCAGTTAAGATTCTATCTGGTGGTCTTGCGGCCGGTGTTAACGCAATGGTTGAAGCAGGTGCTCTTCCTCTAGCTTCTATCTTTGTTGAACCTGCGAAAATTCTTTTCCTAAACAACGCAATTAACCACGGTATCTTCTCTCCACTAGGTATCCAGCAATCTGAAGAGATTGGTCGTTCAATCTTCTTCCTAATTGAAGCTAACCCAGGTCCTGGTTTTGGTCTTCTACTTGCTTACATGGTATTTGGTAAAGGTAGCGCGAAACAGTCTGCTGCTGGTGCATCTATCATCCACTTCCTAGGTGGTATCCACGAGATTTACTTCCCGTACGTACTGATGAACCCACGTCTAATTCTTGCTGTAATTGCAGGTGGTATGACGGGTGTATTCACTAACGTAATGTTTGATTCTGGTCTTATCTCTCCAGCATCTCCAGGTTCTATCTTCGCAGTTTTACTGATGACGCCAAAAGGTTCTTACCTAGGTGTTGTACTTTCAGTAATCGCTTCAACCGCTGTGTCTTTCATCGTAGCTTCAATCCTACTTAAGACTTCAGCTCAAGGTGACGACGAAGATTCACTAGAAAAAGCATCAGCACAAATGAAAGACATGAAAGCGTCTTCTAAAGGTGCGGTATCAGGTGCAAACGTGAACCTAGCTAATGTAGAAGCTGTGTACGTAGCGTGTGATGCGGGTATGGGTTCAAGCGCAATGGGTGCTGGTCTACTACGTAAAAAAGTAGAAACAGCAGGCCTGAACATTGTGGTAACTAACTATGCAATCAACAACCTACCAGCTGATTCGCAAATTGTTATTACACACAAAGACCTAACAGACCGTGCACGTAAAACCGTACCAGGTGCAATGCACATGTCTCTTAACAATTTCCTAGATGGCGCTGTATATGACCAGTTGGTTGTAGACCTTGTAGAAGCACAAAGCGGTGAAGCGAAAGTAGCAGCACCTGCGGCAGCGGCTCCAGCACAAGAAGGCAACAAACTTGCTCTGACTAACGACAGCATCTTCCTTGGTCTAAAAGCGACTCAGAAAAAAGACG
The Vibrio cyclitrophicus DNA segment above includes these coding regions:
- a CDS encoding PTS mannitol transporter subunit IICBA, which gives rise to MLSPEAKIKVQNFGRFLSNMVMPNIGAFIAWGFITALFIPTGWWPNETLASMVGPMITYLLPLLIGYTGGKMVGGDRGAVVGAITTMGVIVGTDIPMFMGAMIVGPLGGIAIKKFDEAVHGKVKSGFEMLVNNFSAGIIGMICAIIAFVVIGPAVKILSGGLAAGVNAMVEAGALPLASIFVEPAKILFLNNAINHGIFSPLGIQQSEEIGRSIFFLIEANPGPGFGLLLAYMVFGKGSAKQSAAGASIIHFLGGIHEIYFPYVLMNPRLILAVIAGGMTGVFTNVMFDSGLISPASPGSIFAVLLMTPKGSYLGVVLSVIASTAVSFIVASILLKTSAQGDDEDSLEKASAQMKDMKASSKGAVSGANVNLANVEAVYVACDAGMGSSAMGAGLLRKKVETAGLNIVVTNYAINNLPADSQIVITHKDLTDRARKTVPGAMHMSLNNFLDGAVYDQLVVDLVEAQSGEAKVAAPAAAAPAQEGNKLALTNDSIFLGLKATQKKDAIKFAGDQLVKLGNVSPEYVEGMFAREELVSTYLGESIAVPHGTIEAKQYVQKTGIVFCQYPEGIQWGEDEDDIAKMVIGIAAQGDEHNMVLMAITNSLDDEEAVECLQNTTNPDDVLRILNGN